CGCCCCAGCCCCGCGGTGAACAGCGCGTACGCGATCGCGGTGGGCCCCACGCCCAGGTAGAGCAGCAGCGGCCATCCCGCGCTCATCGCGCGCATCGGGGCTGCCTCCGCGAGCAGCGCGGGCGCGAGGAGCACCGCGGCGAGCGCGAAGGTGATCGCGGCGACCGCGAGCGGCGTGACGCGCGCCAGAAGCCCCTTGGCGGCCACCGCGTACACGGCGTAAGATACCCCCGCGCCGAGCGCCAGTAGTGCCCCCAGCCCGAAGTGGCCCGCGACGTCGTCGAGCCCGCGCGGGCCGACCACGAGCAGCGCGGTCCCGGCCACCGCCATTCCGAGGGAGAGCCTCACCATCGCGGTGAGTCGCTCGCCGAGGAAGACGGCGGCCAGCACCGCGATCAGGAGCGGCGCGGAGCAGATGGCGAGCAGCGCGGCCACCGCCACGCCGACGAGGGTGACCGCGCGGAAGTAGCAGACCTGGTATGCGGCCATGGCCAGGCCGAGCGCGGCGCAGAGCGGCAGATCGGCGGCGGACGGCCACGGCCGACGGCTCGAGGGCGCGCGGCGGCGCGCGACGTAGACGGCGGCGAGCACCAGGAACGGCGCGGCCACCGCGAGCCGGCACCAGCCGACGAGGAGGGGCGAGGCGGCGACCTCACGCGAGAGCAGCGTCATGGTGGCGCCGGTGGTTCCCCACGAGGCGGCCGCGATGGCGATGAGCAGCAGGCCCAGCAGCATGCGAGGAGTAGACCACACATGAGCGAGATGATCGGCTTCATCGGGCTGGGCAACATGGGCGCGCCGATGGCGGGGCGCCTGCTGGATGGAGGCTACGCGTTGACCGTCCACGACGCGCGGGAGTCGGCGGCGCGCCCGCTGCTGTCGCGCGGGGCCCACTGGGCCGCCTCGCCTGCGGAGGTCGCGGCGGCCGCCCAGACCGTCATCACGATCCTGCCCACCTCGCGCGAGGTGCGTCAGGTGCTGATGGGCCCCAAGGGCCTGCTCGACGCGCTACGGCCCGGCAGCCTCGTGCTCGAGATGACCTCGGCCGATCCGTCGGCCACCCGCGACCTGGAGCCGGAGGTGACCGCGCGCGGCTCGGTCCTCATCGATGCGCCGGTCTCGGGCGGCGTGCGCGGAGCGACCGAGGGCACGCTCGCCATCATGGTGGGCGGCGATCCCGCGCTGCTCGAGCGCGCGCGCCCGGTGCTCTCGCGCATGGGCCAGCACATCTTCCACGCCGGGCCGGTGGGCGCCGGCCACGCGATCAAGCTGGTCAACAACATGTGCTCGGGCGGCATCCTGGCCCTCACCATCGAGGCGGTCGCGGTCGCGGCCCGCGCCGGCGTCGATCCCGCGCGCGCGGTGGAGATCATCCAGGCCTCCAGCGGCCGCTCCAACGCGAGCGACTACAAGTTCCCGCGCTTCATCCTGTCCGGCGGCTTCGACGCGGGCTTCGCGATCCGGCTGATGATGAAGGACCTCGACGGCTACGGCCGTCTCGCGCAGGAGGCGGGCGTGCCGTCGCCGGTGGCCCGCGCCGCCGCCGAGGTCTATCGGCTGGCGATGGCGCGAGGCATGGGAGAGGAGGATCATACCGCCATCGCCCGGATCATCGAGGAGGCGGCGAGGGTGACACTCCGCGCCGAGGGAGGCACGGCATGACGCGCATCGGCTTCATCGGCGTCGGAACCATGGGGCTGCCCATGGCGAAGAACCTCGTGAAGAAGGGCTTCACGGTCACCGCCTTCGATGCCAATCCCGACGCGGTGAAAGCGGCGGCCGCGGCGGGCATGACCGCGGCGGCCAGCGCGGCGGAGGCGGTGGCCACCGCGGATCTCGTGGTGACCATGCTGCCCTCGTCGCCGCACGTGGAGGCCGTGTATACGGGCGACGGCGGCGTGCTCGCGGCGGCCCGGAAGGGTACGCTCTGCGTGGACATGTCCACCATCGACCCCGCCGTGTCCCAGCGGGTGGCCCGGGCCGCCCAGGAGCGGGGCGTGCGCTTCATGGACGCCCCGGTGTCGGGCGGCACGCCGCGCGCCACCGACGGCACGCTGGCCATCATGGTGGGTGGGGCCGCCGCCGATTTCGAGGAGGCGCAGCCCGCGCTCTCGGCCATGGGCGCCAACGTCATCCACGTGGGGCCGGTGGGCAGCGGGGAGGTCGTCAAGCTCTGCAACAACCTGATCGCGGGCGTGTGCGGGGTGGCGGTGAGCGAGGCGTTCCGGATCGCGGAAGGCTTCGGCATGGATCCCAAGGTCGTCACCGACGTGATCTCGAAGTCCTCCGGCAACACGTTCCTCATGGGCTTCATGCACCCGGTGCCCGGCATCATGCCGAGCGCGGCCTCCAGCCACGATTACGCGCCGGGCTTCATGACCGATCTCATGTGCAAGGACCTGGGCCTGGCGGTGGACGCGGCGCGAAATCTGAGAGTGCCGCTCTTCGTGACCCCGGCCGCCCAGCAGGTCTACCGGCTCGCGTCGTCTCACGGGCTCGGCCGGCGCGACTTCACGAGCGTGTATGCCTTCCTCAAGCCCTCCTCGGGTCAGGCTCCCGTGTAGGCTCACGGATCAGACGTCATGAGCCGCCGGCTGAAGCGCGCGCTGATCGTCCTGGCCGCCCTGCTGGTGGCCGGTGCGGCGTTTCTCTGGGCGCTGCCCGAGATCGTCAAGTGGCAGGCGGTCAAGCAGATCGCGGCGCTCACCGGGCGGCAGGTCGGCATCGAGGACATCGACGCCAACGTCTTCACGGGGCGGATCGCGATCAAGAACTTCCGCCTCGCCGAGCCGGACCCCGCGCAGACCTTCGTCGGATTCGAGCGCCTCGACGTTCGGGTCGTCCCGTGGTCGCTCGTGCGGCGCACGATCCGCATCGCCGAGCTGCGGCTCACCGGCCCGACCGTCAACCTGGTGCGGCTGTCGCCGACCGAGTTCAACTTCTCCGACATCCTGCAGCGGGTGGCCGCCGCACCCGCCGCGCCCAAGGCCCGGTCGACCGAGCCCGACGCTCCGTCGCGGTGGGTCGTCGCGCTCGACCAGTTCGCCCTGATCCGGGCCAGCATCGCGGCGACCGACCGGGCGGTGACGCCCGCGAGCGAGTGGAAGATCCGCGATCTGACCATCGAGGCCGGCAACCTCACCACCTCGCCGTCGGGGCCGCTCGGCACCCTGGCCGTGCACGGCGCCCTCAACGAGTCCCCGGTCGAGTTCTCCGCGCAGGACATCGACCTCACGCCGACCTCCTTCGCGGGGAAGTTCTCCATCCAGAACTTCAACCTGCTCCAGGTGCGGCCGTACCTGCCGCCGCTGCCCGTCGCGCTGGAGGCCGGCGTGGCGGGCGTGAACATGGCGGTCAAGCTCGAGCTGGGCAAGGGGCCGGGAGGGCTCGCCACCGGGCTCGTGACCGGCGACGTCGCGCTGACCTCGCTCGCGCTGAGCCAGCCCGGGAAGGCCGCGCCCTTCCTGAGCGTGCCGCGCGTCGGGGTCGCGCTCAAGGAGGTGAACCTCGTCTCCCACGTGGTCACGCTCTCCACGGTGGACGTCGAGGGCCTGGATCTGCGCGCGGTCCGCGACAAGCAGGAGCAGATCGACCTGATGGACCTGACGAAGACGCCGGGGGAGAGCAAGCCGGCGAGCCCCCCCGCGCCGGCGCCGAAGCCTTCGCCCAGGCCGGCTCCCAAGTCCGATCCGGCCGCGACGAATGCGCCGGCCGCGGCGGCGAAGGGTGAGTCGCCGGACTACAAGATCACGATCGAGAAGATCGGCGTGAAGGGCGTCGTCACGTTCACGGACGAGTCGGTGTCGACGCCGCCGACCGTGCTGAAGGTCACGGACCTGGACGTGAAGGTCGACGACGTCACGTGGCCCGCGATTCGCCCGCTGAACCTGGCCCTGACGATGGGGCTGCCCGGGGGCGGCAAGTTCGGGGCGAAGGGGCCCGTGCAGATCGAGCCGCTCGACGTCACCCTCGCGGTCACCACGCGCGACGCGCCCATCGAGCCCTATCGCGCGTACTTCCCGTTCCCGGCCAGCTTCTCGGGCAAGTTCAATGCCGACAGCCAGAACCGCATCCGGATGGTCAAGGGTCAGCTCTCCGCGCTCTCCCGCGGCAACAGCTGGGCCACCAACCTGGCGGTGAAGGGGCCC
This portion of the Candidatus Methylomirabilota bacterium genome encodes:
- a CDS encoding EamA family transporter, translated to MLLGLLLIAIAAASWGTTGATMTLLSREVAASPLLVGWCRLAVAAPFLVLAAVYVARRRAPSSRRPWPSAADLPLCAALGLAMAAYQVCYFRAVTLVGVAVAALLAICSAPLLIAVLAAVFLGERLTAMVRLSLGMAVAGTALLVVGPRGLDDVAGHFGLGALLALGAGVSYAVYAVAAKGLLARVTPLAVAAITFALAAVLLAPALLAEAAPMRAMSAGWPLLLYLGVGPTAIAYALFTAGLGRVPATAAGIVSLLEPLTATTLGLAVFGERLGAAGAIGALLLLAALVVLTRGQVRGDRAGGTPHG
- the mmsB gene encoding 3-hydroxyisobutyrate dehydrogenase, whose translation is MTRIGFIGVGTMGLPMAKNLVKKGFTVTAFDANPDAVKAAAAAGMTAAASAAEAVATADLVVTMLPSSPHVEAVYTGDGGVLAAARKGTLCVDMSTIDPAVSQRVARAAQERGVRFMDAPVSGGTPRATDGTLAIMVGGAAADFEEAQPALSAMGANVIHVGPVGSGEVVKLCNNLIAGVCGVAVSEAFRIAEGFGMDPKVVTDVISKSSGNTFLMGFMHPVPGIMPSAASSHDYAPGFMTDLMCKDLGLAVDAARNLRVPLFVTPAAQQVYRLASSHGLGRRDFTSVYAFLKPSSGQAPV
- a CDS encoding NAD(P)-dependent oxidoreductase — encoded protein: MSEMIGFIGLGNMGAPMAGRLLDGGYALTVHDARESAARPLLSRGAHWAASPAEVAAAAQTVITILPTSREVRQVLMGPKGLLDALRPGSLVLEMTSADPSATRDLEPEVTARGSVLIDAPVSGGVRGATEGTLAIMVGGDPALLERARPVLSRMGQHIFHAGPVGAGHAIKLVNNMCSGGILALTIEAVAVAARAGVDPARAVEIIQASSGRSNASDYKFPRFILSGGFDAGFAIRLMMKDLDGYGRLAQEAGVPSPVARAAAEVYRLAMARGMGEEDHTAIARIIEEAARVTLRAEGGTA